From a single Collibacillus ludicampi genomic region:
- the cysK gene encoding cysteine synthase A, protein MIHENITDLIGKTPVVRLQRMVPQRSADVYVKLEMFNPSRSVKDRAAFNMILMAEKMGLIRKGDTIIEPTSGNTGIGLAMNAAARGYRVILVMPDNATQERINLLKAYGAEVVLTPSGQRMPGAIAKARDLQKRIPGSFIPMQFENKSNPDIHRRTTALEILEQMDGRLDAFVATAGTGGTITGTGETLKEKLPHLHIAVVEPKGSPVLSGGQPGPHKLVGTSPGFIPPILNRNVFDEIIQISDEDALSTVKHLARKEGIFVGPSSGASVFAAIAVAKRLGAGKKVLCMAPDTGERYLSMSFFDE, encoded by the coding sequence ATGATCCACGAAAATATTACGGATCTGATCGGGAAAACACCGGTGGTTCGTTTGCAGCGCATGGTACCGCAGCGTTCGGCAGACGTGTATGTCAAATTGGAGATGTTCAATCCTTCGCGCAGCGTAAAAGACCGTGCCGCATTCAATATGATCCTGATGGCTGAAAAGATGGGCCTGATACGCAAAGGGGATACCATCATCGAACCGACCAGTGGCAATACGGGAATCGGTTTGGCGATGAACGCCGCGGCGAGAGGATACCGCGTGATTCTCGTGATGCCGGATAATGCAACACAAGAGCGGATCAATCTTCTGAAAGCATATGGCGCGGAAGTCGTACTCACGCCAAGCGGTCAGCGGATGCCGGGTGCCATCGCTAAAGCGAGGGATCTGCAAAAACGAATCCCGGGAAGTTTTATACCCATGCAATTTGAAAACAAGTCGAATCCGGATATCCATCGCAGGACGACCGCACTGGAAATCTTAGAACAGATGGATGGACGGTTGGATGCTTTCGTCGCGACGGCTGGTACGGGCGGCACGATAACGGGAACAGGGGAAACCCTGAAAGAAAAGTTGCCGCATTTGCATATCGCCGTCGTGGAACCGAAAGGATCTCCTGTTTTATCCGGGGGGCAACCGGGTCCTCATAAATTGGTGGGAACCAGTCCGGGTTTTATTCCACCTATTCTGAACCGGAACGTGTTTGATGAGATCATACAAATTTCCGACGAGGATGCTCTGTCGACAGTCAAACATCTGGCACGGAAAGAAGGGATCTTTGTCGGCCCTTCATCAGGCGCTTCCGTCTTTGCTGCCATCGCCGTGGCCAAACGTCTGGGAGCCGGCAAGAAAGTGCTCTGCATGGCCCCTGATACAGGCGAACGATATTTAAGCATGAGCTTCTTCGATGAATAG